The Roseimicrobium gellanilyticum sequence GTCTCTCCGGGGAAGAGCACTTTGATGGCGCGGATCTGCTCCCGCAGATTTGGATTGTTATCCACGATCCAACGCTGCACGAACTCCTCTATGTCCTTGCGAGCGACCTCGCGCACGACTTCGGCCTGCTTCACGGCACGCTCGCCGAGACCCGTGGTGATGTTCTTCTCCATTTCCGCAAGCTGCTCCGCACTGTTGAAGCGCGCCCAGCCGCTGTCCGACTTCTTTTCCACTCCGGTACTGTCAAAGGCTACCGGCAGAGAAGGCCGGATCTCGGGCGCGGTGATGATGAGCACATTGCCCTCGACGCGCGCGTCCTTCAGTTCCGAGAGCTTGACGTGGAAGCGGTAGGACGCCGGCACTTTGATTTCCGTGACCGTGGTGCCGAGATAGATTTTGCCCCAAGCCGCCATGCGGCTGTCCGCCTTGGTGAAGGTCTCCATGGTCGTCGTGGGAGAGGCCACTTCCAGATTGTCCCCATGAGTGCGCTGGATTTCGAGCAGCACATTGAAATTTGAATGCTTCACCTCTCCCGAAAAGAATCCACTGAGCAGCTTGCCGGGCTGGGAGAACGCCTCCTTGAGCGACATCCCCAGATACACCGCCAACCCCGTGAAGCACAGCAGCGCCGTCACCGCCACGACGGCAAACGCCTTCCACCACCCGCTGCCTCCACGGGTCTGTGCCGGGGTAGGGGATGGGGTCAGCTCAGCCTTGGATGCCTCCGTGGGGCGCTCGCTCATGGAATACCATAGCATGAAACGGCCAAAAAGCCGGGTCAAGCCCTTGCACTCCCTGTTTGACAGCGCCCCTCCCCGCGATAGGGTGCCTATTCGCGCCAGTCACTGGCGGGGTAGCCAAGTGGTAAGGCAGAAGTTTGCAAAACTTCCATTCGCGGGTTCGATTCCCGCCCCCGCCTCCAAAAAAGTTGGGGGCGGCGAGCCGGGATCGTGAAATACAAACACCTTTCGCTGAGCGGCTGTGGCGTAGTGCTTGTTTCAAGCTCAGGTTGATCGCGTGGAGAAACTGCGCTCTTGAAATGTAATGAGCGAATCAAGCCTTTGCCTGAAACCCATCAGTTCATTGCTCACGGACCAGAATGGCGATCCGGTCAATTATTTCATTCCCGCCTATCAAAGGGGTTATCGCTGGTCACCGTTGCAGGTAAGGCAGTTGTTAGACGACATTTGGGAGTGGGAGTCCTCTATTCGACATCAGGATCCAGACCCGGAGCAGTTCTATTGCCTACAGCCGCTGGTCGTCAGAGTAAAAGAGAAGAGTTTTGAAGTGGTTGATGGACAACAGCGCTTGACCACCATTCTGCTTATTCTCCACCATCTCAACAAGCGCATGACGGAGGATTACCGTCGCAGCCTGTTCAAAATTACGTTCGAGACGCGGCGTGGCTTCGATGATTTCCTGAACGAACCAAGTGAGGAATTGGCCTCCACCAATGTTGATTTTTACCATCTGCACGAAGCCATGCAGGCGATAGGAAAGTGGTTCAAAGCGAAGTTGAATCATGTCAATGACATAGAGTCGGCCCTTTTGAACCGGACCCAGGTTATCTGGTTTCAGTTGGGACAAAACGACAAGCCGATCGAAGCCTTTACGCGTCTGAATGTTGGGAAAATTCCCCTTACGGACGACGAGCTAATCCGTGCCTTGTTTCTGCGAGCCGAAAGCTCCGGGACGGTGGAAGGTCGAGCTCATGATCAACGGCAGCAGATTGCCCATGAATGGGATACACTTGAGAAGGCTCTACAAGATCCGCCTTTCTGGGGGTTCCTCAGCAATGAGTCCGAACGCCGGCACAACCGCATCGGCTTTCTTTTTGAGAAGCTCGCACAATCATATGGGTTGCCACCAGAGGTCCGGGACGACCCTTTCAAGTACTTTTTTGTCTTCAGCAAACGGATGAAGGATGGCCATACGCCACGGCAGGAGTGGCTTCGCGTGAAAGAGGAGTTTATGCGCTTGCAGGAATGGTATGAAGATCGCGTCCTCTACCACATCGTGGGTTTCTTGCTGAGTGAGGAAGTGGATCTCAACGAAGTGCGTCAACTTTCGCTGGATTGCACAAAAACCACTTTCAATCAGAGGCTTCGCGAAAGAGTATTTTCTCTGAACATTGGAAGTCTTCCTGAAGCAGGATTGGTTGTCGAAGCGGAAGATACAATTCGCGAACTCGTCTCAACGAGGCTTCAGGACCTGGAATATGGCACAACTGCGATGAACAAGAAGATCCACTCCATTCTGTTGCTGTTCAATGTCGCCACGCTCCTCCAAGACAAGAGCTCGAATATCCGCTTTCAGTTCGACTGCTACAAGGAGGAGTCGTGGAACATTGAACATGTCCGATCCGTGACATCGAATCCCATGAACAGTCATCTGGTTCGCAAGAACTGGATGGAGGGATGCTTGCGATATCTCAAGGACCAAAATGACAAGGACGAAAAGTGTCTCAACCTCATCTCGGAAATGGAGAGTTACCTAGCCTTGCCGCCACGCGATGCCTTACAATTGGATTTCGAACCGCTCCTCACCCGGGTGCTGGAGCGGTTTGGCGAATCCAAGACAGATGAGGTAGAAAACGGCATAGCCAACCTCGCCCTGCTGGATGAGAGGACGAACAAAAGCTATCAAAACGCACCTTTCGCCGTGAAGCGGACACGTATTCTCAGTTTGGACCAGGCTGGCATTTTTGTTCCACTTTGTACCCGAAACGTTTTCCTCAAGTGCTATAGTCAGCAGGTGGGAGAGGCGATCTTCTGGGGGGAGCGTGACCAGCAAGGTTATTTCGACGCGATGGTAAAAACGCTGACCGGCTTTTTCTTGGGCCGCGTGGAGGATCATTCATGAGCACCGACGCTATCAGGCCAATCAGCTATAAACAATTGATCCGGGATCATGGGCAGATCCGGATTCCCCGGCTTCAGCGCGATTACGCCCAAGGGCGCACATCCCAGACGGAAGTTCGGGAAAATTTTTTGAAAGTGCTGC is a genomic window containing:
- a CDS encoding DUF262 domain-containing protein; the protein is MSESSLCLKPISSLLTDQNGDPVNYFIPAYQRGYRWSPLQVRQLLDDIWEWESSIRHQDPDPEQFYCLQPLVVRVKEKSFEVVDGQQRLTTILLILHHLNKRMTEDYRRSLFKITFETRRGFDDFLNEPSEELASTNVDFYHLHEAMQAIGKWFKAKLNHVNDIESALLNRTQVIWFQLGQNDKPIEAFTRLNVGKIPLTDDELIRALFLRAESSGTVEGRAHDQRQQIAHEWDTLEKALQDPPFWGFLSNESERRHNRIGFLFEKLAQSYGLPPEVRDDPFKYFFVFSKRMKDGHTPRQEWLRVKEEFMRLQEWYEDRVLYHIVGFLLSEEVDLNEVRQLSLDCTKTTFNQRLRERVFSLNIGSLPEAGLVVEAEDTIRELVSTRLQDLEYGTTAMNKKIHSILLLFNVATLLQDKSSNIRFQFDCYKEESWNIEHVRSVTSNPMNSHLVRKNWMEGCLRYLKDQNDKDEKCLNLISEMESYLALPPRDALQLDFEPLLTRVLERFGESKTDEVENGIANLALLDERTNKSYQNAPFAVKRTRILSLDQAGIFVPLCTRNVFLKCYSQQVGEAIFWGERDQQGYFDAMVKTLTGFFLGRVEDHS